The Aeromicrobium sp. Sec7.5 genome window below encodes:
- a CDS encoding dynamin family protein, with the protein MTTVVQRVDTLLLQIEAVASPPVREVAARRRAALLDPLRLAVVGRVKAGKSTLVNALIGRRIAPTRAGECTRVVTWFEFGSPDGAAVVHCHDGREIAISLVDGRLPEDLPVPAEEVRRLVVSLQSAQLRGLTLIDTPGLSSLTPENESATRSAILGDSLTSQHASGDADAVLFLFRQEQREDEAEFLKQFRAASGEMNGSAVNAIGVLSQADLLADAAADDPMRPARDQARHLAASRVGEVGDVVPVSGLLAETSRTGRLRERDVVDLGSLAEVSPVRLRTGVGLDAVLARDRVRDLQEKLGPFGLEAGRLQAGDGSDAFAGWLGDVSGLAGLQRLLRDHVQARAGGLKALRALDAVERAARHSGADQVVLDLVEQALVAPELQIVREIQAIGMLRSTRVATDLIPELERLSRTSHPAEQLGLGRDTPAAEVASEARRRSGEAQSRATLASAPGEAEAARVLAQSYRAIAHRAEMPPVPQPEPAVPPAMPRAAAVRPVPPPPPPPPPSP; encoded by the coding sequence GTGACCACCGTCGTGCAGCGGGTCGACACCCTGCTGCTGCAGATCGAGGCCGTCGCGAGCCCACCCGTCCGTGAGGTCGCGGCGCGTCGCCGAGCCGCGTTGCTCGACCCCTTGCGGCTCGCCGTCGTGGGCCGGGTCAAGGCCGGCAAGTCCACCCTGGTCAACGCCCTCATCGGCCGGCGGATCGCGCCGACCCGGGCGGGGGAGTGCACGCGAGTGGTCACGTGGTTCGAGTTCGGCTCGCCCGACGGGGCCGCGGTGGTCCACTGCCACGACGGACGCGAGATCGCGATCTCGCTCGTCGACGGCCGGCTCCCCGAGGACCTGCCGGTGCCGGCCGAGGAGGTGCGGCGGCTCGTCGTCAGCCTGCAGTCCGCGCAGCTGCGCGGACTGACCCTGATCGACACCCCGGGGCTCTCCTCGCTCACCCCCGAGAACGAGAGCGCGACCCGGTCGGCGATCCTCGGCGACTCCCTGACCTCGCAGCACGCCAGCGGCGACGCCGACGCGGTCCTGTTCCTGTTCCGCCAGGAGCAGCGCGAGGACGAGGCCGAGTTCCTCAAGCAGTTCCGCGCCGCCTCGGGCGAGATGAACGGATCGGCGGTCAACGCGATCGGCGTGCTCTCGCAGGCCGACCTCCTGGCCGACGCGGCCGCTGACGACCCGATGCGTCCGGCCCGTGACCAGGCACGCCACCTGGCGGCGTCGCGCGTGGGCGAGGTGGGTGACGTCGTCCCGGTCTCCGGGCTCCTGGCGGAGACCTCGCGCACCGGGCGCCTCCGCGAGCGCGACGTCGTGGACCTCGGCTCCCTCGCCGAGGTCTCCCCGGTCCGACTGCGCACGGGCGTCGGCCTCGACGCGGTGCTGGCGCGCGACCGGGTCCGCGACCTGCAGGAGAAGCTCGGGCCCTTCGGCCTGGAGGCAGGCCGGCTCCAGGCGGGCGACGGGTCCGACGCCTTCGCCGGCTGGCTCGGCGACGTCTCGGGCCTGGCCGGCCTGCAGCGGCTGCTGCGCGACCACGTCCAGGCGCGGGCCGGCGGACTCAAGGCGCTGCGGGCCCTCGACGCCGTCGAGCGTGCGGCCCGGCACAGCGGCGCCGACCAGGTGGTGCTCGACCTGGTCGAGCAGGCACTGGTGGCGCCGGAGCTGCAGATCGTGCGGGAGATCCAGGCGATCGGCATGCTCCGGTCCACGCGGGTCGCGACCGACCTCATCCCGGAGTTGGAGCGGCTCAGTCGCACCTCGCACCCGGCCGAGCAGCTCGGGCTGGGCCGTGACACGCCGGCGGCGGAGGTCGCCTCCGAGGCCCGTCGCCGATCGGGCGAGGCGCAGTCCCGCGCCACCTTGGCCTCCGCGCCGGGAGAGGCCGAGGCCGCACGGGTCCTGGCGCAGTCCTACCGCGCCATCGCGCACCGGGCCGAGATGCCGCCGGTCCCGCAGCCGGAGCCCGCTGTGCCCCCCGCCATGCCCCGTGCGGCAGCGGTCAGGCCGGTCCCGCCACCTCCACCGCCGCCCCCGCCGTCGCCCTGA